The genomic region CATCGGCCCGATtttgcttaatttctcgcctacccgtctcctcccgtaagagagtcgcttcgtccctgtctccgctaccccgcccctctaccggttagaggagctagctggccgcgtgcgagcgacgatttcgtgtttcggcatgacgcattctcgcgtgttgtggatccgtgtttagagttgaaaagtgaacccggagacgcgaccggtatcatcgcgtctggcgcccaatctcgcggtttggtgcgagcgtttggtgtttctcggtttgttcgtcgctcccgcgcatgtttcgcgagttattccgttgtttgatcgcgtatttcgccgttgaTCTCCGGCGTCagaaaagtacgtgacaatatatatatatatatattttttttttttagggaaAATGTGCTTTGCTTTCTTAAATCTGTTTccaagtcataatttttttactgtagtattaatgcaatgtatattttgaatcaattaacGTTTGAAACAAATATCAAGTGATTgaatgaagatataaaaatcattttaatgcctattgtatatttaattttacaaattgagtCTTAGAGGATTCAACGCTGCGTGTTCTCTctggtttcaaaaatttgtaactggaTTAAATAACGTGTaacataagtacattttgaattgTGTTTATTAAAGTTGATAAAGTTgtgtgtaacttttacaatgtatataaagttcattgaactagttaaaataatacatgattcaAACGTCAATTTGTTCAAAagttatacatttacattaacgctatattttaaaaattatgacttgGTTGTAGATCTGAGAAAACGAAGCACATTTTCCCTGATTGAACTTGTTGCTTCTgttatattgtgacgtggcagatTTTCTGCCTCGCCATTTCATTCTTCCGCCTACGGAGCGCGGGTACGCGTATGAGACTGGCACTCTCCAAGAGCAGAAATTTCCGGCAGAACTGTCGTCGCGTTAATTATTCTGTTAGTTATTCGCGcttattttcatgtaaaatcGACATCGGGCACCTCGACAAGCGTCGCCGAGGGACAGCAACAACGAAGAATGTCAACCGCAGCGAGGAAGCGCGGGAGCGATTGACCAGGGCCGACACGCTTGGGACAGAATGTGAAAAAGACTGAACGTGGCGGAAAAGAGGCATCGCGCGAGGGAGGCTCGAACACCGCTAGGAGAATAGTCAGGCTGGAGCGGACAAACGGCCAGGACAAAGGCCGTCGGATGCCGACTGGCCATCCGGAAGGATATCGGCTGCAGATTATCGCGTAAGAAATATGCGGCAGTCGTCCGGCTGATTGGTTTTTCGGATGCTGATTATGCCGGGGAAACAAGGAAATCGACTACGGGTTATGTTTTCTGCCTGTCAAGAGACGCAATCTCGTTATATCACAGAAACTTGTAACACTTAGCACAACGGAAGCCgaatattttgcattatcaaCAGCCGCGCAAGAAGCAATCTGGTTGCGAAAATTGCTACGAGATTTAGGTCATTCGGGAAGGAACTGTATTACATGTAGACAACCAGAGCGCAATACAACTTGTTAAAAATCCAATGTATCATCGTCGAACAAaacatattaatatctattatcaTTTTGCACGGAAACGCGTTGATAACGGGGAactagttattaattttatatcgtcTGAAGAACAGCGTGCGGATATTTTCACCAAAGCTTTGCCTAAAGTACAATTCAGAAAACTGTGCGAGGCGATTAAAATAATACCGTTTTGCAAGAAATGCTCAAACAGCGGTAGTGTTAATGTTAAGAATTAGTTTTTCACATTCCTCTCAAAATCGATTAACAAGAATCGAGCAATTTTCATATTCTACGCGTTCGTTGCAAGgataaacaaaaacatttaaaatttgttagtCTTATATGTAATGTTCTTCTGAGCAgacgtattaaaaaataaattgtgaattaaaaaatttttattccgttttattcgttattttctcgtccttaaaatattttagcacTGTGATTCAACAGTAAGtatattttgaatcctgtttattaaagttaataaagttaagtgtagcctttacaatgtatatagagttcactaaactagttaaaataatacatgatattaaatatgctgtGTTATAAAATGaatgttaattgttaattaataatgtgttaatctcgctgtaTTACCTGATatttagtaatgtttctgagcgtcttataaaCGGTATTCTCTCTTATACGagaattcattttgtaacacaagtgatcatatttaatatcgtgtattattttaactagttcagtactatatatacattgtaaaaattacacttactttattaactttaataaacaggattcaaaatgtatgtatttttacattcatGACCAAATGCCGCGTATGGCTGATGGTAAAAAACAAGACGTAActgacgtgacgtgacgtgacgtgacgttTGGTAAGACAGAAAAAAGCCCTAAAGACGTAATACGTGTTGTGTTGAATGtctcatttattaaatgttcaaAAAGATGAGGTGAgattaagataatattaatatattatcttaatagattataactaaatattatcaGACTATCGTCAGTCTTAAGCGCTTACTTCTCGTTTTCTGCTATTACccagcagactcaacatgttgaggTATTCTTTTAGATCATCCAATTAGATTTTAGATTTagaataatatatcaataatagcGAGCGCTCAattgttgagtctgctgaacgcagcctatATGTTCTGTGCGCGGTATTTGgccataaacgtaaaaataaccaagaaagaaacgtggacCCTAAAATGGGTACCCCAGGCATTAATGCTACAGTCTGTACATACactacaaaaatcaaatatattatttaagctAAAACTTCTTCTTGCatactttataaataacacatttgatttttgcagtatatgtacacgcggtgcggcAATTTCAGACCGTCGCGCCATGCCAATTCGGACAACACCGCGTCACTTTTCCCGCCGTGTGCCGTTGCCATCGAGCTAGGCGCAATGGCGGAGCGTCACCGCATATTGACtaagacgttttattttataactcgataattatagcgaatatcacAAAATGGTATAGGActttttttgtcccttttcatcTTCTCTATGTTCTCAAAGCGGTAGGTTTCCCATTTCCTGGACACACTGTATAACTATTTTGTGTCTcaagttttaaattaacaagcaattatgTTTGTGACTTAAGACTTGAGAcataagataatttttatgcGTTATTAAAGACAAGgacttaaattataaaacattgtcTTAAGTAACATTGATACATACTACATGGGCTGAAAAGTTccggaatttttaataaaaacaagcgttttttgaacaaagttatatttattcctcAACATAGTTACCTTCGAGTGCGATACACTTGGTATAGCAATTTTCCAACATTTCGATGCCCTTTCTGTAGTACGAAACGTTCAAGCCTTCGAAATTTGCCTCGGTTTCCGCGATAACTTCCTCATTCGATGTAAATCTCTTTCTCTGGAGCCACCGCTTAAGGTTTGGGAACAGATAATAGTAGCTAAGGGCCAAGTCTGGAGAATACAGCGGGTGAGCAACCAATTCGAATCATAATTTGTTCAATTTGGCCATCGCTTTCAAGGACGTGTGACGTGCGTTATCGTGATGATACAgaacttttttctttgccatGGGGTCATTTTGCTTTATTCTGTTGTTCAGTTTGTCCAATAACGCTGCATAATACTTTCCCGTAAATGTTCTTCCCTTCTGCAGGTAATCGATGAAGATTATGCCATGTGCATCCCAAAAAACAGAGGCCAAAATCTTCTTGGCCAAGCGTTGGTCTTTTAGCCACTTTGGTCGGTTTTTGTGGCTTTTCAGTCACTCTGCAGACTGCCTATTGGACTTAggcgtatgataatggatcCACGTTTTATCCATCATcacaaaacgtcgaaaaaaaTCCGCTCGATTACGCTGCAACAACGCCAAACCGGCCGTTGAATTATCAACGcgctgctgtttttggtcgacggtcagcaaacgcggcacccatcgcgcAGATAGCTTTTTCATATCTAAAACATCGTGCAAAATGTATCCCACCCGTTCTTTTGAGATACCAACGGCCTCAGCTAACTCGCGCAACTTCACTTTACAATCATTAAAAATGATTCGATGCACTTGCTTTACGATTTCCGGATTCGTAGCCTTTTTTAGTCTTCCAGAGCGAGGTGCGTTTTCGGTACTTGTACGACTTTAAATTCACTAAACCATCGATAAATTGTTGTTTTCGAAGGAGCAGATGTGGGATAGCATTTCTTCAACCATTTCATTGATTGTTCAGGAATTTTTCCCATCAAAAAACATCGCATATTTGATCAATATGCGATATTcctgtttttccattttttctttaCGAAAGCGAAGATAGCGACACTTAAACGACTGTAACTTGTAAACAAATGAACAAAATGTCATGAAACTTCACACATAAACTAGTGACAGATGAACCCCtcgaaataaataatgttatgttGTGACTGGCTGGTTCCCCCTCTACCCGCCTAGTGAGTTAGAGTCTAGGAAAGCCAAGCACGTTCGTTGCCTGCTTACGCCGTCGCTCACTTGTTTGAGTTAGTTGTGGTTACACAGACTCTTTCCTCAGCTCTCGTTGAGCTTACGCGTTTTTTTGCCTTCGCGAGAAGTAGTGTTAAGTTGCGTCATTATGTATTTCGGTTTCTTATAATAAACTTGTATTGTTACAATCCGCGTACTCATTAAGCGAACAACCTAatgaacataaatattattgtggcTAGTCCCCAcaattggtgaccccgacgtgatgtCGTCGTTCGCGTAGTGCGTGTTCGAGATCATTCTCGCGAGGTCTGTTGCGTGCCTTCCGCACAGAGGCGAGGGACACGCGACGACTTTTCGTCTGTTTCAGATAAAATGTACAGCTTGTTCACGATGGCGACGCATAATTAGTGAGCCTGTTAAGACTATTGTGCCATTTTTCAAGACCAGGCGCCGGCCGGCAAAATCATTTTGTGCAGCAGCACGCCATTGGGCGAAGCCCTTAGAGACGACTCTCTATTTGACAAGGCCGTTACTGCCATAGTGTTTCTACGGACGACCCGTGCAACGGATTTTCTTCCCTGACGAGGTCGTTTCCGACCCATCGGCTGGCCTTATTCGATCCAGCAGCTTATCGTGGCTTACTACAACTCATCGCAGCCGTCATAGCTCGATGCAGATGGCGAGATCTTCGAGATCTTCCTTGGCAACAGGCGCCTCGCGCCATTCGTCGAAATCGTAAAAGACGACGCGCCATTTCGACGCAGAGACAGCCCGTCCACCGGAAAATCGTCCCTGGCGAGGTTGTTTCCTGTCCGTCGGCGAGTCTCACCCGGTTCAGCGACTCATCGTGGACCTTCGCAGACATTTAGACCTTCGTACTATAACGTACTGTCTCATTTTTCTTATCAGTGCGTGCAACCGCACGTCTCCTGTAGCCGGCATTTCAAATCGACCCCCGTGCGAAGTAATCGCATAGCAACATCACTACATCGTTGCATTCATAGTGCGCGTATTTAATGCAAGATTTTGCGTGTCAACTACCGAAAAGGGCATTCTTTTCGTTATCCTGCGTTCGCGTCTAACGTTGATCTTCATTTCGATAGCATTTACCAGCGTCATCATAACCGACAACGAAATGCCGCGCGTGGAAAATTACCGCGTGCCAAAAATTCCGCCATTTTGGAAAAACTCGCCCGAAGCATGGTTTATCCAGGTCAAAGCGACATTGCGCATCACTAGAATTACGGTTGATCAAACAAAAGCAGATTTCGTGTTAACCGGTATCGATCAAAAGATAGTCGCTCACGTAACCGTGATGGCCGACCCGCCTcccaaaaatttatatcaattactTAAAGAGCGTATTTTGGCAGTGTACGCAATCTCGCCAAAAACGCGTTTgcgcaaattattaaaaagtcaaGTATTAGGCGATCAAAAACCGTCTCATTTGTTAAACCACATGAAGAACTTAAATAATAGCCAATGTGGTAATACAGTGCTTAAGTCGTTGTTCATCGAACAATTGCCGGAAACTCATAAAGCGATTTTGACCGCGACAAACAAGCCCGACTTACAAAAATTGGCCGAAATTACCGATAGATTAGTGGAAATAAATAGTTCGAGCATGTCGGTAATGCCAGTTGTCGCGCCGGTTAATAAAGCAAAACCGCAAACCGCCGATTCCGCAACTAGCGTTGATGAGAAATTATCGCAACTCACCAAGCAACTCTCgcttttaaataaagaaatgtcCAAATTGCGACGGAGATGTTCCCTTTCTCAAGGTCGTTGTCCCGCGCGTGCGTCAGAGGCAAAGAAGTCAGGCCTTTGTTTTATTCATAAGAAATACGGTGCAAAAGCGACATCCTATCGCAAGCCCTGTACGTGGCTAGATAAACCGGAAAAGCCGGAAAATTAAAACCCTCTCCTCGCACGGAGACAGTTGCAGGAGACGGGGGAAACGGAAACCGTCTCAATGTTTACGATCGCGTTACAGGTCGTCAATTTCTTATTGACATAGGCGCGGAAATATCGCTTCTTCCTGCGTCACTCTCCGATAGGAAAAATCCGTCGGATCTTAAACTTGCGGCTAATAATTCCTTTATAAATACTTatggcgaacgtcgccttacgTTAAATCTTGGTCTTCGACGACCCATCGCATGGAATTTTTGCATCGCCGCGGTACCTCATGCGATCATGGGTGCGGATTGTCTTAAACATTACCAACTTCTGGTATATTTACACAAACGCAGACTTATTAATACGAGCAACAAGATCTTTTCTACAGGCAAAATCTATTCCGTTCCGGTTATTAGAATCTTTACAGTTAACCGTAACTCTGCTTACACAAGCATTCTTCTGGAATTTCCAGAAATTATGGGAATTAGTCAATTAGTTCCTTCCGGAATTCGCGATGTGGAACACCACATTCTGACTACTGGTCCTCCCGTTGCAGAACGTCCTCGACGTTTGGCGCCAGATAAACTGGCAGCGGCAAAAGCGGAATTCAAGCGCCTCGTAGAACTAGGCATTTGTAGGCCTTCTAATAGCCCTTGGGTTTCATCAATTCATTTAGTCCGTAAAAAAAGCGGGGAATGGCGTATTTGTGGCGATTATCACCGGTTAAATTTTATAACCGTACCAGATAAATATCCGATCCCCCACTTCCATTTCTCTGCAAATCTAGCAGGTAAAACAGTCTTTTCCGTCCTTGAGCTCTTTAAAGCATATCACCAAATACCGGTGGCTAGAAAAGGCGTGCCTAAAACAGCAGTCATCACCCCATTCGGGTTATTCGAGTTTGTTTTTATGGCATTTGGCTTGCGTAATGCAACCCAGTTTTTTCAGCGTTACATTAACTGCGCTCTTAAAGACTTAGATTTCGTTTACATGTATATTGATGATATTCTTATTGATGATATGCTTCTTTATCTGAGGAAGGGCATAAGAATCATCTTCGCACGGTGTTTCAAAGGTTAAAATAATACgggttatttttaaattcttctaaaTGTATTCTAGGCGCGCATCAAGTAACTTTTGGAACAACCGTATTCTGGTCCTTTCGAGGTTATCTAACGGAATACCGACAAAATTTATacgattgaaattaataatcgacCCGTAAGCGTCTCGGTGGAACGGTTAAAACCCGCACACTTCTTATTAGATAACGTTAGCAAAACTCCTTCCGCGAATTTCCCTTCAACTTCAACTCAATCTAACAATCGTTCCCCTGCGGTAGAACGTCAACCGAGTTCAATTAAGACTTATCCCGCGCAGAAAAAACGCgtgcaatttaatttaactaaatagttATTTAACTCTTTTTAGTTTATATCCGTGATATACAGCGTTTCTCCGAAACCTAATTGTAATTAGCCGATAGGTCTAACATtagttttaactttattaatttgtgaGCCCTGCGTTATAACTATATTGTAATCCTTTAGTTAGCGTTCAAACTCatacttttatgtattattCTTCCTTCGTTAACactcgggggggggggggagtatGTAGCAACTGGCTGGTTCCCCTTCTACCCGCCTAGTAAGTTAGAGTCTAGGGAAGCCAGGCACGTTCGTTGCCTGCTTGCGCCGTCGCTCACTTGTTTGAGTTAGTCGTGGTTACACAGACTCTCTCGTCAGCTCTCGTTGAGCTTACGCGTTTCTTCGCCTTCGCGAGAAGTAGTGTTAAGTTGCGTCATTATGTATTTCGGTTTCTTGTAATAAACTTGTATTGTTACTTAACAATTCGCGTACTCATTAAGCGAACAACCTCatgaacataaatattattgtggcTAGTCCCCACAGTTAATTTTCTAATGGCGCCACCTACTGAAAAATCCCGGGACTTTTCAGCCCATGTAGTACATATACGTGATACAATTTGAATAGTTATAAtatcatatttcatattatgaTGATGTCTCCGTAACATTGcaaatgtgataaaaattgtatctCACTGCGAAATTGTTCTAACATAAACTTGATATCATAGAATAGATCATAATGATATCATCACGTCACATACGTCCTGATAATCTTTCTTATCTTCTGATAATCTCAATAACATCACAATTTACTTGTGACCTTGCGAGTCTGTAGTAAAGGTTTCAATCAttctaaagtattttttaatatatctttccCTATAAAGTCATGTTTACATTCTGCTACCTACTGTGACAGTTTTGAGGCCCAATTTCTCAGGCGCTCTCTTTGGATTATGTAAAAATGCACTAGGTAACAAAATTATCGCGACACtcataccaaaattttgcacaatttcaaataattataacttcgttaaaagttatcgtacttgaaaatttttttttattttaaagcttaaagtctctactttaaggtgcatttggtcaatttttaatttctgtttttcttttttggctGTTTCTTTATAAGTAaagacgtgttttgtttccaaatatTTGCATAACTTGACGCATTCCACAGgataggataaatttttttcgcaaatgtcacgataGCCATCATAAAATTTGGAGCTTTCcctgcaaattgaaaaaaaatcaggttcgtacaatttttttttgaggaaTTAAGATGTattaaagttatgtatgcatttttgtcagttaccgccagcattacccgaattttgatttttctcatTAATGATGAAGCaatcttctctagctgacgcTATTTATCTTCAACCTTGTCCTCTTCTTCgacgaaatccgcctgtttcttgataacaaGCCCAAACTCGAGAGATAGAGGATCGGTGAACGTCTATtttccttgcaacataactttgattcaattcttctaaaagattaataatttgcccacagtttgaattttgttcaaacTAGGCATTGTTACAactttatcgtttgcttcttaaataaatacagtaaaaaataaatatacgtttatatagaattttggtGTTTACAGTTCTTGCATGATTCAGAGAAACGGtgtgaaatgtaataatttacattgatttccataaaatcaaagacaaataacgtcagctaaAAAAGATCGCttcatcatcaatgagacaaatcaaaatccgggtaatgctggcgataactgacaaaaatgcatacataactttgatacatcctaactccttaaaagaaattgtacaaaactgattttttttcaatttgcagggaaaactccaaattttacaatagcTATCGtgaatttgcaaaaaaatttatcctagcCCGTAGAGTGCGTCAAACTATccaaatgtttggaaacaaaacacgtccttacttttaaagaaacaacggaaagaagaaaacagaaattcaaaattgaccaaatgcaccttaaagtagagactttaagcttgtaacggtacgcggtttcggtcggttcggtgcggtgcgggaatttCGGGATCGggccggataaggctcgtcggtgggtcaggtgtccgtaatgattatacccaatgttttacgtagcaaaagatagagaatgatttattaaagatataataattacaaaagagTTGACAAAATGGACATGcgagaaaataaaagagataacgaTAGTCAAAGAGatatcaaaaataaagagataacAAATATAAAGAGATATCGAAAGTAAAGAGAGCTTGTCGGCGTCCAGCCAATCGCCGGTATCGGATTGCGGCAGAATGACTTCAGAAAACGCGGTTTACATCTAGACGGAAGaacttaactatttatttacagaTGTAGCCTAAACTACGCGGTGAGCTATGCGGGCTGTacgcccgtacggtcgggggggagtcgcggggcgcggcgggagtGACTAGCGCGGTGGTGTAAGCGCGTGCGCAAGTGCGGGttgttgccggcgcggtcgccgccgcgattcgcccgagcgcgccccgtgcaagtggggcgctcgatcgacaggttgcttgtgccctgtcGATGGCTAGGTTACGAGATTCGTCGGTTTGGCAGTAAGGACggcgagaatgctcggccggtgagaatgacgagaatgctcgtcgaggatctcggacgtgattggtcgagaatgctcggccggtgatgatgacgagaatgctcgtcgaggatatctgggttgactggtcgaggatactcggccgggttaccgacgggaatgcccgtcgaggatactggagtgcgacgagaatgctcgtcttaaggaagcgatcgagaatgctcggtatgtggacgggtcggatagtcggacggatctgccttgtgcgttctcactgccggcttatatatccgaacgcgcggctgagcaagccaatccgc from Solenopsis invicta isolate M01_SB unplaced genomic scaffold, UNIL_Sinv_3.0 scaffold_38, whole genome shotgun sequence harbors:
- the LOC120359939 gene encoding uncharacterized protein LOC120359939; this encodes MPRVENYRVPKIPPFWKNSPEAWFIQVKATLRITRITVDQTKADFVLTGIDQKIVAHVTVMADPPPKNLYQLLKERILAVYAISPKTRLRKLLKSQVLGDQKPSHLLNHMKNLNNSQCGNTVLKSLFIEQLPETHKAILTATNKPDLQKLAEITDRLVEINSSSMSVMPVVAPVNKAKPQTADSATSVDEKLSQLTKQLSLLNKEMSKLRRRCSLSQGRCPARASEAKKSGLCFIHKKYGAKATSYRKPCRQFLIDIGAEISLLPASLSDRKNPSDLKLAANNSFINTYGERRLTLNLGLRRPIAWNFCIAAVPHAIMGADCLKHYQLLVYLHKRRLINTSNKIFSTGKIYSVPVIRIFTVNRNSAYTSILLEFPEIMGISQLVPSGIRDVEHHILTTGPPVAERPRRLAPDKLAAAKAEFKRLVELGICRPSNSPWVSSIHLVRKKSGEWRICGDYHRLNFITVPDKYPIPHFHFSANLAGKTVFSVLELFKAYHQIPVARKGVPKTAVITPFGLFEFVFMAFGLRNATQFFQRYINCALKDLDFVYMYIDDILIDDMLLYLRKGIRIIFARCFKG